From Megalops cyprinoides isolate fMegCyp1 chromosome 18, fMegCyp1.pri, whole genome shotgun sequence, one genomic window encodes:
- the slc43a1a gene encoding solute carrier family 43 member 1a: MAPTVSQALRRRWWMAGSAVVENLLFSAVLLGWGSLLIMLKHEGFYSHLCSENSTGGGNGSVWLSGHWLSCVEQEEMLNLGFTIGSFLLSAATLPLGILMDKYGPRPLRLVGSACFASSCAMMAISAYNPAVLSALIFLALSFNGFGGICMTFTSLTLPNMFGSLSSTIMSLMIGSYASSAVTFPAVKLIYDAGVSFRVIMWVWGLLACLVFLNCFLNWPVEAFPTPDEISYMKKMRTGDLALDHKVSGDTFQNHVTSVGQRLSQALGDADHSSEHLPKAAPPGSVPFRRSVCSPIFLWSLITMGMTQLRLIFFMGAMNKMVEFLVTHGDPNPPEHLKREAEEKVGFYSTVFGTLQLLCLVTCPLIGYIMDWKMKECEVEKGPLTEGEKRPPASPKRDGKIQKITNAMRAFTFTNLLLVIFGIISLIDNLPVQLVTFTLHTVVRGFIHSCCGGLYAAVYPSNHFGTLTGLQSMISAVFALFQQLLFIAMVGPLKGDPYWINLGLLIFSLAGFLLPGYLFYLRRNLVREKEEREKEAVDHSGPEREALNQYGKHHSNGHLSQEA, from the exons ATGGCGCCCACCGTGTCCCAGGCCCTCAGGCGGCGCTGGTGGATGGCCGGCTCGGCGGTGGTGGAGAACCTGCTCTTCTCCGCGGTGCTCCTGGGCTGGGGCTCCCTCCTCATCATGCTGAAGCACGAGGGCTTCTACTCACACCTGTGCTCAG AGAACTCGACAGGGGGTGGTAATGGCAGCGTGTGGCTGAGCGGGCATTGGCTCAGCTGcgtggagcaggaggagatgCTGAACCTGGGCTTCACCATCGGCTCCTTCCTCCTCAGCGCCGCCACCTTACCCCTCGGAATTCTGATGGACAAGTACGGGCCCCGCCCACTCCGGCTGGTGGGCAG TGCGTGTTTCGCCTCTTCCTGCGCCATGATGGCCATTTCTGCATATAACCCTGCAG ttCTGTCCGCGCTCATCTTCCTCGCTCTGTCCTTCAACGGCTTTGGAGGGATCTGCATGACCTTCACGTCACTCAcg TTGCCTAATATGTTCGGCAGCCTCAGCTCCACCATTATGTCCCTCATGATCGGGTCCTACGCCTCCTCCGCGGTCACTTTCCCTGCAGTGAAG CTGATATACGATGCGGGCGTGTCCTTCCGGGTGATCATGTGGGTGTGGGGTTTGCTGGCCTGCCTCGTCTTCCTCAACTGCTTCCTCAACTGGCCTGTGGAGGCTTTTCCAACCCCTGACGAGATCAGCTACAT GAAGAAGATGAGGACGGGGGACCTGGCCCTCGATCACAAGGTGTCGGGGGACACCTTCCAGAATCACGTGACCTCAGTGGGCCAGCGCCTGAGCCAGGCGCTCGGGGATGCGGACCACTCCTCCGAGCATCTCCCCAAGGCCGCCCCGCCCG gctcgGTTCCCTTCCGCAGGTCTGTCTGCTCTCCCATCTTCCTGTGGAGTCTAATCACCATGGGGATGACTCAGCTGCGGCTCATCTTCTTCATGGGAGCCATGAACAAGATGGTGGAGTTCCTGGTTACCCACGGCGACCCCAATC CCCCAGAGCATCTGAAGAGAGAGGCCGAGGAGAAAG TGGGATTCTACTCCACCGTCTTTGGcaccctgcagctgctctgtTTGGTCACCTGTCCCCTGATTGGCTACATCATGGACTGGAAAATGAAGGAGTGTGAGGTGGAGAAGGGCCCGCTgacggagggagagaagag accccctgcctccccaaagagagatggaaaaatccagaaaatcacCAATGCCATGAGGGCCTTCACGTTTACCAACCTGCTGCTGGTTATCTTCGGGATCATCTCCCTGATAGACAACTTACCTGTACAG CTGGTCACCTTCACTCTCCACACCGTGGTGCGCGGATTCATCCACTCCTGCTGTGGAGGCCTGTATGCTGCTGT gtacCCCTCTAATCACTTCGGGACCCTGACGGGGCTCCAGTCCATGATCAGTGCTGTGTTCGCCCTTTTCCAGCAGCTGCTCTTCATTGCCATGGTGGGCCCATTAAAGGGAGACCCCTACTGG ATCAACCTGGGGCTGCTCATCTTCTCACTGGCTGGGTTCCTGTTGCCCGGATACCTGTTCTACCTCCGTAGAAACCTCGTCcgagagaaggaggagagagagaaggaggccGTGGACCACTCGGGGCCCGAACGGGAGGCTCTGAACCAGTATGGCAAACACCATAGCAACGGCCATCTTTCTCAGGAAGCTTAA